In one window of Senegalia massiliensis DNA:
- a CDS encoding sodium-dependent transporter, giving the protein MENNDRGQWGSKLGFILAVIGSAVGLGNIWRYPYLLYTNGGGAFLVPYFIALFTAGIPLVILEYGFGHKFRGSAPLSFARGNKKFEWLGWWPSVTSFIILSYYTAILSWAINYLFFSFGQTWGSDTNAFFFGEFLQASSGPFDISGMRWPIFIGITVIWAINWFVSYNGVSGGIERLNKVLIPTLLGIMIIIVIRGVTLPGASLGLNKLFTPDWSKVKDLNVWIDAYGQVFFSLSLAMGILVTYSSYLPKKSDINNSAFITAFSNSGFEFLSAIGVFGILGFMATSQGIPIEDVATQGIGLAFVAFPKVFSLMGPVGTVFGVLFFLALVFAGLTSSISLLEAFSSAVIDKSGASRKKVITITSIVGYLVCVIYATGAGVFVLDIVDAFINSFSLVTVGLLEAIILGWIIGADKIRKHTNSVSIYSIGKWWEVMIKFVTPAILGVMLITKIINEIKNPYEGYPTNALMILGWGIIGFIIIAAFIAKSTKWHKGVLEKNIEDEEEAI; this is encoded by the coding sequence TTGGAAAACAATGACAGAGGACAATGGGGTTCAAAATTAGGTTTTATTTTAGCAGTTATAGGTTCAGCAGTTGGTTTAGGGAATATTTGGAGATACCCTTATCTCTTATATACCAATGGAGGAGGTGCATTTTTAGTACCTTATTTTATAGCTTTATTTACAGCGGGTATTCCTTTAGTTATATTAGAATATGGATTTGGACATAAGTTTAGAGGGTCTGCTCCATTATCATTTGCTAGAGGTAATAAAAAATTTGAGTGGCTTGGATGGTGGCCTAGTGTTACTTCTTTTATAATACTTTCATATTATACTGCAATATTAAGTTGGGCAATTAATTATTTATTCTTTTCATTTGGTCAAACTTGGGGTTCTGATACTAATGCATTTTTCTTTGGTGAATTTTTACAAGCTTCATCTGGACCATTTGATATATCAGGAATGAGATGGCCAATATTCATAGGTATTACAGTTATTTGGGCTATAAATTGGTTTGTATCATATAATGGTGTTTCTGGAGGAATAGAAAGATTAAATAAAGTACTCATACCTACATTACTTGGAATTATGATTATTATAGTTATTAGAGGAGTTACACTACCTGGAGCATCTTTAGGATTAAATAAACTATTTACACCTGATTGGTCAAAGGTAAAAGATTTAAATGTATGGATAGATGCATATGGTCAAGTATTTTTCTCACTTAGTTTAGCTATGGGAATACTCGTAACATATTCATCTTATTTACCTAAAAAGTCAGATATAAATAATAGTGCATTTATAACTGCATTTTCAAATAGTGGATTTGAATTTTTATCAGCTATTGGAGTATTTGGAATATTAGGATTTATGGCAACTAGCCAAGGGATACCAATTGAAGATGTTGCAACACAAGGAATTGGTCTTGCTTTTGTAGCTTTCCCAAAAGTATTTAGTTTAATGGGGCCAGTTGGTACAGTATTTGGAGTATTATTCTTCTTAGCACTAGTATTTGCAGGACTTACATCAAGTATTTCCTTATTAGAGGCATTTTCTAGTGCAGTAATAGATAAGTCTGGAGCAAGTAGAAAAAAAGTAATTACTATAACTTCCATAGTAGGATATTTAGTATGTGTAATATATGCAACAGGTGCTGGAGTATTTGTACTAGACATAGTTGATGCATTTATTAATTCATTTAGTTTAGTAACTGTAGGCTTACTTGAAGCTATAATATTAGGTTGGATAATTGGTGCAGATAAGATCAGAAAACATACTAACTCAGTATCTATTTATAGTATAGGTAAATGGTGGGAAGTAATGATTAAGTTTGTAACACCGGCAATACTAGGTGTAATGCTTATTACAAAGATAATTAATGAAATAAAGAATCCTTATGAAGGATACCCAACTAATGCTCTTATGATATTAGGATGGGGAATTATAGGATTTATAATTATAGCAGCCTTTATAGCTAAGAGTACAAAATGGCATAAAGGAGTATTAGAAAAAAATATTGAAGATGAAGAGGAGGCAATTTAA